A DNA window from Streptomyces sp. CA-278952 contains the following coding sequences:
- a CDS encoding ABC transporter permease, whose protein sequence is MPEPQSSDGAISPAGAGGPTDLAMAEGASLEKNPAGPDGTGPAGKPRSLWSDAWRDLRRNPVFIISALVILFLVTISIWPSLIASGDPLQANLDDAQKGSEPGHPFGFDPQGRDVYTRVVHGTRTSVTVGICSTLGVAILGSVLGGLAGFFGGWWDSILSRLTDVFFGIPVVLGGLVFLSVVTSSTVWPVVGFIVLLGWPQIARIARGSVITAKQNDYVQAARALGASNSRMMLRHITPNAVAPVIVVATIALGTYISLEATLSFLGVGLKDPAVSWGIDISAAANYIRNAPHMLLWPAGALAVTVLAFIMLGDAVRDALDPKLR, encoded by the coding sequence ATGCCTGAGCCGCAGTCATCGGACGGAGCGATCTCCCCGGCGGGAGCCGGCGGCCCCACGGACCTCGCCATGGCGGAGGGCGCCAGCCTGGAGAAGAACCCGGCCGGCCCCGACGGCACGGGCCCGGCCGGCAAACCCCGCAGCCTCTGGTCCGACGCCTGGCGCGACCTGCGGCGCAACCCGGTCTTCATCATCTCCGCACTGGTCATCCTCTTCCTGGTGACCATCTCCATCTGGCCCTCGCTCATCGCGAGCGGCGACCCCCTCCAGGCCAACCTGGACGACGCCCAGAAGGGCTCCGAGCCCGGCCACCCCTTCGGCTTCGACCCCCAGGGCCGCGACGTCTACACCCGGGTCGTCCACGGCACCCGCACCTCGGTGACCGTCGGCATCTGCTCCACCCTCGGCGTCGCGATCCTCGGCAGCGTGCTCGGCGGCCTCGCCGGCTTCTTCGGCGGCTGGTGGGACTCGATCCTCTCCCGCCTCACCGACGTCTTCTTCGGTATCCCCGTCGTCCTCGGCGGCCTGGTCTTCCTCTCCGTCGTCACCAGCTCCACCGTCTGGCCCGTCGTCGGCTTCATCGTCCTGCTCGGCTGGCCCCAGATCGCCCGCATCGCCCGCGGCTCGGTCATCACCGCCAAGCAGAACGACTACGTCCAGGCGGCCCGCGCGCTCGGCGCCTCCAACTCCCGCATGATGCTCCGCCACATCACCCCGAACGCCGTCGCCCCGGTCATCGTCGTGGCGACCATTGCGCTCGGCACCTACATCTCGCTGGAGGCGACCCTCTCGTTCCTCGGGGTCGGCCTGAAGGACCCGGCCGTCTCGTGGGGCATCGACATCTCCGCCGCCGCCAACTACATCCGCAACGCCCCGCACATGCTGCTCTGGCCCGCCGGGGCGCTGGCGGTCACCGTGCTCGCTTTCATCATGCTCGGCGACGCGGTGCGCGACGCCCTCGACCCCAAGCTGCGCTGA
- a CDS encoding DUF6113 family protein, producing the protein MSGNPGKGRVRAGSSPAPRRNAPPRESEPTGIAARPNPARIAAYAGLAVLGVLVAIAGALVQAAWFPGGLIIALAAAAGLFYGGRILTRTQIGALAPAGGWFITVFLLLSGRPEGDYVFGDELGLVLFMLGGTAAAVMCATTSKVPQSAIHSGRSGT; encoded by the coding sequence GTGAGCGGGAACCCGGGCAAGGGCCGCGTCCGCGCGGGCTCCTCCCCCGCGCCGCGGCGGAACGCGCCGCCCAGGGAGTCCGAGCCCACCGGTATCGCGGCCCGGCCGAACCCGGCCCGGATCGCCGCCTACGCGGGCCTCGCCGTCCTCGGCGTCCTGGTCGCGATCGCCGGCGCACTCGTCCAAGCCGCCTGGTTCCCGGGCGGGTTGATCATCGCGCTGGCGGCCGCCGCGGGCCTCTTCTACGGCGGCCGGATCCTGACCCGCACCCAGATCGGCGCGCTCGCCCCGGCGGGGGGCTGGTTCATCACGGTGTTCCTCCTGCTGAGCGGGCGGCCGGAAGGCGACTACGTCTTCGGCGACGAACTCGGCCTGGTGCTGTTCATGCTCGGCGGGACGGCCGCCGCTGTGATGTGCGCCACCACGTCCAAAGTGCCGCAATCGGCCATCCACAGCGGCCGGTCCGGTACGTGA
- a CDS encoding MFS transporter → MRTYRELFRTPEFSPFFAAVSVQTAAQTATGLALGTLVYTRTGSPLLSALAMFGPSLAQVAGALTLLSAADRLPPRAALTALALLSAGAACVQAAPGLPLWAAFAVLLVVGAASSPGGGVRYGLLNEIVPREGFLLGRSVLNMTGGAMQICGFAVGGLLVTVFSARGTLLIGAGLYVVAAAVTRFGLTARPPRATGRPSVRETRRTNALLWSSTPRRYVFLALWVPNGLVVGAESLYVAYAPGHAGLLFAGGALGMLAGDTLVGRFVSARWRARLGSPLRLLLAAPYLLFALRPELPLALAAVVLASVGFAASLLLQERLMALTPQELSGQALGLSSSGMLAMQGVGAAVAGGIAQLTSPATGMAAVAGFSVAVTLALAPGLRDRSGDIGGRLPVADGSPRASRTPRTEETT, encoded by the coding sequence ATGCGCACCTACCGCGAACTGTTCCGGACCCCGGAGTTCTCCCCCTTCTTCGCCGCCGTCTCCGTGCAGACGGCCGCCCAGACCGCGACCGGTCTGGCGCTGGGCACCCTCGTGTACACGCGGACGGGCTCGCCCCTGCTGTCGGCCCTGGCGATGTTCGGCCCGTCGCTGGCCCAGGTGGCCGGGGCGCTCACCCTGCTGTCGGCGGCGGACCGGCTGCCGCCGCGCGCCGCGCTGACCGCCCTGGCGCTGCTCTCCGCCGGGGCCGCCTGCGTCCAGGCCGCTCCCGGACTGCCGCTGTGGGCCGCGTTCGCCGTCCTGCTGGTGGTGGGCGCGGCCTCGTCACCGGGCGGGGGCGTACGGTACGGGCTGCTCAACGAGATCGTTCCGCGCGAGGGGTTCCTGCTCGGCCGCTCCGTGCTCAACATGACGGGCGGCGCGATGCAGATCTGCGGGTTCGCGGTGGGCGGGCTGCTGGTGACGGTGTTCTCGGCGCGCGGCACGCTGCTGATCGGGGCGGGCCTGTACGTCGTCGCGGCGGCCGTGACCCGCTTCGGGCTGACCGCCCGGCCGCCCCGGGCCACCGGCCGCCCGTCGGTCCGGGAGACGCGGCGGACGAACGCGCTGCTCTGGTCGTCCACGCCGCGCCGGTACGTGTTCCTGGCGCTGTGGGTGCCCAACGGGCTCGTCGTCGGGGCCGAGTCCCTGTACGTCGCGTACGCGCCCGGGCACGCCGGGCTCCTCTTCGCCGGCGGGGCCCTGGGCATGCTGGCCGGGGACACGCTGGTCGGGCGGTTCGTCTCGGCACGGTGGCGGGCGCGGCTGGGGTCCCCGCTCCGGCTGCTGCTCGCCGCGCCCTATCTGCTCTTCGCGCTGCGTCCGGAGCTGCCCCTCGCGCTGGCGGCGGTCGTCCTGGCGAGCGTGGGCTTCGCCGCGAGTCTGCTGCTCCAGGAACGGCTGATGGCCCTCACCCCGCAGGAGCTGAGCGGCCAGGCGCTCGGGCTCAGCTCCTCGGGGATGCTCGCGATGCAGGGCGTGGGGGCGGCCGTGGCGGGCGGCATCGCCCAGCTGACCTCCCCCGCAACGGGCATGGCGGCGGTCGCGGGGTTCTCGGTGGCGGTGACGCTGGCCCTGGCCCCGGGGCTGCGCGACCGGTCCGGGGACATCGGGGGCAGACTGCCGGTAGCGGACGGATCACCGCGAGCGTCCCGTACACCCCGCACGGAAGAGACGACATGA
- a CDS encoding prolyl oligopeptidase family serine peptidase — protein sequence MTSQKLSFPRQQARTQRFTLGAPRAFTVSPDETRVIFLRSTSGTDRTTRLWVLDPATGEERVAADPEVLLGGAAEKLSAQERARRERTREGSSGIVSYAVDAAAELAAFALSGKVYVAELRAGTARALPVPGPVIDPRPSPDGRHVAYVAKGALRVVGAGGEGDRALAEPEDSHVTYGLAEFIAAEEMHRYRGFWWSPESDRLLVARADDSPVQRWYIADPAHPERRPAEIAYPAAGTPNAEVRLFVMDLEGARTEVVWDRAAFPYLAQVHWSSAGAPLLLVQARDQRSQQYLAVDPESGATRIVHVDEDPVWLDLFPGVPAWAPDGRLVRIVDEGGARVLAVGDRLLTGAQLHVQSVLDIGESDILVSAVAGEDAVEPEIGQIHVYRVNELGIERISEGVGVHSAVRSGNLAVLVSAVPEEPGAAAWAVRDGKRLARIPSFAQEPVLSARVTLTEGGARRIPCAVLLPSDYQEADGPLPVLMDPYGGPHGRRVVAAHNAHLTSQWFADQGFAVVVADGRGAPGRSPGWEKAVRDNLVMTMEDQVEALHGLAGRFPLDLSRVAIRGWSFGGYLAGLAVLRRPDVFHAAVVGAPVTDQRLYDTHYTERYLGDPATQPEVYAYNSLLTDDGLSEPAAEVRPMMIVHGLADDNVVVAHALRLSSALLAAGRPHEVLPLSGVTHMTPQEQVAENLLLLQVDFLKRSLGLTGA from the coding sequence ATGACCTCGCAGAAGCTGTCCTTTCCCCGCCAGCAAGCACGGACCCAGCGCTTCACTCTCGGCGCACCTCGCGCCTTCACCGTCTCACCGGATGAGACACGTGTGATCTTCCTCCGGTCGACGTCCGGAACGGACCGCACCACCCGGCTCTGGGTCCTCGATCCGGCGACCGGCGAGGAGCGCGTCGCGGCCGATCCCGAAGTCCTGCTGGGCGGCGCGGCGGAGAAGCTGTCGGCGCAGGAGCGGGCCCGGCGCGAGCGGACCCGGGAGGGTTCGTCGGGCATCGTCTCCTACGCGGTGGACGCGGCCGCGGAGTTGGCCGCGTTCGCCCTGTCCGGAAAGGTGTACGTGGCCGAACTGCGGGCCGGGACCGCGCGGGCGCTGCCGGTGCCGGGCCCGGTGATCGACCCCCGCCCGTCCCCCGACGGCCGGCACGTCGCGTACGTGGCCAAGGGCGCGCTGCGGGTCGTGGGCGCGGGGGGCGAGGGTGACCGGGCGCTGGCCGAGCCGGAGGACTCTCATGTCACCTACGGTCTGGCCGAGTTCATCGCGGCCGAGGAGATGCACCGCTACCGGGGTTTCTGGTGGTCGCCGGAGTCGGACCGGCTGCTGGTCGCGCGGGCCGACGACAGCCCCGTACAGCGGTGGTACATCGCCGATCCCGCGCATCCCGAGCGCCGGCCCGCCGAGATCGCCTACCCGGCGGCGGGCACGCCCAACGCCGAGGTGCGGCTCTTCGTCATGGACCTGGAGGGGGCCCGTACCGAAGTGGTCTGGGACCGGGCCGCGTTCCCGTACCTGGCCCAGGTGCACTGGTCCTCCGCGGGCGCCCCGCTGCTGCTGGTCCAGGCCCGGGACCAGCGCAGCCAGCAGTATCTGGCGGTGGACCCGGAGAGCGGTGCGACCCGCATCGTGCATGTCGACGAGGATCCGGTGTGGCTGGATCTTTTCCCCGGGGTGCCCGCGTGGGCGCCGGACGGGCGGCTGGTGCGGATCGTCGACGAGGGCGGCGCGCGGGTGCTGGCGGTCGGGGACCGGCTGCTCACGGGGGCGCAGCTGCACGTCCAGTCGGTGCTGGACATCGGGGAGTCCGACATCCTGGTCTCGGCGGTGGCCGGTGAGGACGCGGTCGAGCCGGAGATCGGGCAGATCCATGTGTACCGGGTGAACGAACTGGGAATCGAGCGCATTTCCGAAGGGGTGGGTGTGCACTCCGCGGTCCGCTCGGGCAATCTTGCGGTCCTGGTCTCGGCCGTTCCCGAGGAGCCCGGGGCCGCCGCGTGGGCGGTGCGGGACGGCAAGCGGCTGGCCCGGATCCCGAGCTTCGCCCAGGAGCCGGTGCTCTCCGCCCGCGTGACGCTCACCGAGGGGGGCGCACGGCGGATTCCGTGCGCCGTGCTGCTCCCCTCGGACTACCAGGAGGCGGATGGTCCCCTTCCGGTCCTGATGGATCCGTACGGCGGTCCGCACGGCCGCCGGGTCGTCGCCGCGCACAACGCTCATCTGACCTCGCAGTGGTTCGCGGACCAGGGCTTCGCGGTGGTCGTGGCGGACGGGCGGGGCGCGCCGGGCCGCTCGCCGGGCTGGGAGAAGGCGGTGCGGGACAACCTCGTGATGACGATGGAGGACCAGGTCGAGGCGTTGCACGGGCTCGCCGGGCGGTTCCCGCTCGACCTGTCCCGGGTGGCGATCCGCGGCTGGTCCTTCGGCGGCTATCTGGCGGGGCTCGCGGTGCTGCGGCGGCCCGACGTGTTCCACGCGGCCGTGGTGGGCGCTCCGGTGACGGACCAGCGGCTGTACGACACCCACTACACCGAGCGCTATCTCGGCGACCCGGCGACGCAGCCCGAGGTGTACGCGTACAACTCGCTGCTCACCGACGACGGTCTCTCCGAGCCCGCCGCCGAGGTCCGGCCCATGATGATCGTGCACGGCCTGGCCGACGACAACGTGGTGGTCGCCCACGCCCTGCGGCTGTCCTCGGCGCTGCTGGCCGCCGGGCGTCCGCACGAGGTGCTGCCGCTGAGCGGGGTGACGCACATGACGCCGCAGGAGCAGGTCGCGGAGAACCTCCTCCTGCTCCAGGTCGACTTCCTCAAGCGGTCGCTGGGACTGACCGGAGCCTGA
- a CDS encoding ABC transporter ATP-binding protein → MLLEVRDLHVEFHTREGVAKAVNGVNYSVAEGETLAVLGESGSGKSVTAQAIMGILDMPPGKIADGEILFKDRDLLKLKPEERRKIRGQEMAMIFQDALSSLNPVLTVGQQLGEMFVVHRGMSRKDAKARSVELMDRVRIPAAKERVGNYPHQFSGGMRQRIMIAMAMALEPSLIIADEPTTALDVTVQAQVMELLAELQRELNMGLILITHDLGVVADVADKIAVMYAGRIVETAPVHDIYKAPAHPYTKGLLQSIPRLDQKGQELYAIKGLPPNLTRIPPGCAFNPRCPQARDVCRSDVPPLYEVDERRRSACHFWKETLDAR, encoded by the coding sequence ATGTTGCTCGAAGTGCGCGATCTGCACGTGGAGTTCCACACCCGCGAAGGCGTCGCCAAGGCCGTCAACGGGGTCAACTACTCGGTGGCCGAGGGCGAGACGCTCGCCGTCCTGGGCGAATCCGGCTCCGGCAAGTCCGTCACCGCCCAGGCGATCATGGGCATCCTCGACATGCCGCCCGGGAAGATCGCCGACGGGGAGATCCTCTTCAAGGACCGGGACCTGCTGAAGCTCAAGCCGGAGGAGCGGCGGAAGATCCGCGGCCAGGAGATGGCCATGATCTTTCAGGACGCCCTGTCCTCGCTCAACCCGGTCCTCACCGTCGGCCAGCAGCTCGGCGAGATGTTCGTCGTGCACCGCGGCATGTCCCGCAAGGACGCGAAGGCCAGATCGGTCGAGCTGATGGACCGGGTCCGCATCCCGGCCGCCAAGGAACGGGTCGGCAACTACCCGCACCAGTTCTCCGGCGGGATGCGCCAGCGCATCATGATCGCCATGGCGATGGCCCTGGAACCGTCCCTGATCATCGCCGACGAGCCGACCACCGCCCTCGACGTCACCGTCCAGGCCCAGGTCATGGAACTCCTCGCCGAACTCCAGCGCGAGCTGAACATGGGCCTCATCCTGATCACCCACGACCTCGGCGTGGTCGCCGACGTCGCCGACAAGATCGCCGTCATGTACGCGGGCCGCATCGTCGAGACCGCCCCCGTGCACGACATCTACAAGGCCCCCGCCCACCCGTACACCAAGGGCCTCCTCCAGTCGATCCCGCGCCTGGACCAGAAGGGGCAGGAGCTCTACGCGATCAAGGGCCTGCCGCCCAACCTCACCCGCATCCCGCCCGGCTGCGCCTTCAACCCCCGCTGCCCGCAGGCCCGGGACGTATGCCGCAGCGACGTGCCGCCGCTCTACGAGGTGGACGAGCGGCGCCGGAGCGCCTGCCACTTCTGGAAGGAGACGCTCGATGCACGCTGA
- the mshB gene encoding N-acetyl-1-D-myo-inositol-2-amino-2-deoxy-alpha-D-glucopyranoside deacetylase — MKDLPARRLLLVHAHPDDESINNGATMARYAAEGAHVTLVTCTLGEEGEVIPPALARLTADRDDALGPHRVGELAAAMKELGVDDHRFLGGAGRYRDSGMMGAEQNGRPGSFWSTPVDEAAAHLVEVIREVRPQVLVTYDPDGGYGHPDHIQAHRVAMRAADLAADPAYGTDAPHAIAKIYWNRVERAVAEAGFERLRATAPGAFPGIASVDDVPGVTDGERITAEIDGSAYAGAKSAAMRAHATQIAVDGPFFALSNDLGQPLLTTEYYQLVRGAAGVPAGTREGDLFAGLSSATAATAATAAADVMDFTDAPGAAGGTE, encoded by the coding sequence ATGAAGGACCTCCCCGCCCGCCGTCTGCTGCTGGTGCACGCGCATCCCGACGACGAGTCGATCAACAACGGCGCCACCATGGCCAGGTATGCCGCCGAGGGCGCCCACGTCACCCTGGTGACGTGCACGCTCGGCGAGGAGGGCGAGGTCATCCCGCCCGCGCTCGCCCGCCTCACCGCCGACCGGGACGACGCGCTCGGCCCCCACCGCGTCGGCGAGCTGGCCGCGGCGATGAAGGAGCTCGGCGTCGACGACCACCGCTTCCTCGGCGGGGCCGGCCGCTACCGGGACTCCGGAATGATGGGCGCCGAGCAGAACGGCCGCCCCGGCTCCTTCTGGTCCACCCCGGTGGACGAGGCGGCGGCCCACCTCGTCGAGGTGATCCGCGAGGTCCGCCCCCAGGTCCTGGTCACCTACGACCCGGACGGCGGCTACGGCCACCCCGACCACATCCAGGCCCACCGCGTCGCGATGCGCGCCGCCGACCTGGCCGCCGACCCGGCGTACGGTACCGACGCGCCGCACGCCATCGCGAAGATCTACTGGAACCGGGTGGAGCGCGCCGTGGCCGAGGCCGGCTTCGAGCGGCTGCGCGCCACCGCCCCCGGGGCCTTCCCCGGCATCGCCTCCGTGGACGACGTCCCGGGCGTCACCGACGGGGAGCGGATCACCGCGGAGATCGACGGATCGGCGTACGCCGGGGCCAAGTCGGCGGCGATGCGCGCCCACGCCACCCAGATCGCGGTCGACGGCCCGTTCTTCGCCCTCTCCAACGACCTCGGTCAGCCCCTGCTGACGACCGAGTACTACCAACTGGTGCGGGGCGCAGCGGGCGTGCCCGCGGGGACGCGCGAGGGCGACCTCTTCGCGGGCCTGTCTTCCGCCACGGCCGCCACGGCCGCCACGGCCGCTGCGGACGTTATGGACTTTACGGACGCCCCGGGTGCTGCGGGAGGCACCGAGTGA
- a CDS encoding ABC transporter ATP-binding protein, translating to MHADRDESAGTGGGAAGSTLLSQARQDAVTPYTEGDPILQVRGLAKHYPLTRGVLLKRQIGAVRAVDGVDFDLYAGETLGIVGESGCGKSTVARMLVHLERPTAGAIRYKGEDIAKLSGRALKAVRRNIQMVFQDPYTSLNPRMTVGDIIGEPYEIHPEVAPKGSRRQKVQDLLDVVGLNPEYINRYPHQFSGGQRQRIGIARGLALNPEIIVADEPVSALDVSVQAQVVNLLDRLQAEFSLSFVFIAHDLSIVRHISDRVGVMYLGRIVEIGSDAEIYDHPTHPYTQALLSAVPVPDPTARDHRERIILHGDVPSPANIPSGCRFRTRCWKAQERCALEVPLLAVPAEFRHVDTPARHDSACHFAEEKRVVPPEGKREAPGPARPGPEPGERPGRTEGETS from the coding sequence ATGCACGCTGACCGCGACGAGAGTGCGGGGACCGGCGGCGGCGCGGCCGGCTCCACCCTGCTGTCCCAGGCCCGGCAGGACGCCGTCACGCCGTACACGGAGGGCGACCCGATCCTCCAGGTACGCGGCCTCGCCAAGCACTACCCGCTGACCCGGGGCGTCCTCCTCAAGCGGCAGATCGGCGCGGTCCGGGCCGTCGACGGCGTCGACTTCGACCTGTACGCCGGCGAGACGCTGGGCATCGTGGGGGAGTCGGGCTGCGGCAAGTCGACCGTCGCCAGGATGCTCGTCCACCTGGAGCGCCCCACCGCCGGCGCGATCCGCTACAAGGGCGAGGACATCGCGAAGCTGTCCGGCCGGGCGCTGAAGGCCGTGCGCCGCAACATCCAGATGGTGTTCCAGGACCCCTACACCTCGCTGAACCCGCGGATGACGGTCGGCGACATCATCGGGGAGCCGTACGAGATCCACCCCGAGGTCGCCCCGAAGGGCAGCCGACGGCAGAAGGTGCAGGACCTCCTGGACGTCGTCGGGCTCAACCCGGAGTACATCAACCGCTATCCGCACCAGTTCTCCGGCGGTCAGCGCCAGCGCATCGGCATCGCCCGCGGCCTCGCCCTCAACCCGGAGATCATCGTCGCCGACGAACCCGTCTCCGCGCTCGACGTCTCCGTCCAGGCGCAGGTCGTCAACCTGCTGGACCGGCTCCAGGCGGAGTTCAGCCTCAGCTTCGTCTTCATCGCCCACGACCTCTCGATCGTCCGGCACATCTCCGACCGGGTCGGCGTGATGTACCTGGGCCGGATCGTGGAGATCGGCTCCGACGCGGAGATCTACGACCACCCCACCCACCCGTACACCCAGGCGCTGCTCTCCGCCGTCCCCGTACCGGACCCGACGGCCCGCGACCACCGGGAACGGATCATCCTGCACGGCGACGTCCCCTCGCCCGCCAACATCCCCTCGGGCTGCCGCTTCCGCACCCGGTGCTGGAAGGCGCAGGAGCGGTGCGCACTGGAGGTTCCGCTGCTGGCGGTCCCCGCGGAGTTCCGGCACGTCGACACCCCGGCCCGGCACGACTCGGCGTGCCACTTCGCGGAGGAGAAGCGCGTGGTGCCGCCGGAGGGCAAGCGGGAGGCCCCGGGGCCCGCGCGGCCGGGACCGGAGCCCGGGGAGAGGCCGGGGCGCACCGAGGGTGAAACGTCATGA
- a CDS encoding ABC transporter permease encodes MGRYVIRRLLQMIPVFFGTTLLIFLMVNVMGDPIAGLCGDRQCDPATAAQLRSEFGLDKPVWQQYLTYMGNVFTGDFGTAFNGQKVTELMATAFPITIRLTVVAVVFEVVIGISLGVVTGLRRGRPVDTTVLILTLVVIAVPTFVTGLLLQLLLGVKWGIIKPSVSADPTFDELLVPGLVLASVSLAYVTRLTRTSIAENARADYVRTAVAKGLPRRRVVVRHLLRNSLIPVVTFIGTDVGALMGGAIVTERIFNIHGVGYQLYQGILRQNSQTVVGFVTILVLVFLAANLIVDLLYAVLDPRIRYA; translated from the coding sequence ATGGGACGTTATGTGATCCGGCGGCTGCTGCAGATGATCCCCGTCTTCTTCGGCACCACGCTGTTGATCTTCCTCATGGTGAACGTGATGGGCGACCCCATCGCGGGCCTCTGCGGCGACCGCCAGTGCGACCCGGCCACCGCCGCCCAGCTGCGCTCCGAATTCGGCCTCGACAAGCCGGTCTGGCAGCAATACCTCACCTACATGGGCAACGTGTTCACCGGCGACTTCGGCACCGCGTTCAACGGGCAGAAGGTCACCGAGCTGATGGCCACCGCCTTCCCGATCACGATCCGGCTCACCGTCGTCGCGGTCGTCTTCGAGGTCGTCATCGGCATCAGCCTCGGCGTCGTCACCGGACTGCGGCGCGGCCGCCCCGTCGACACCACCGTCCTCATCCTGACGCTGGTCGTCATCGCCGTCCCGACCTTCGTCACCGGCCTGCTGCTCCAGCTCCTCCTGGGCGTCAAGTGGGGCATCATCAAGCCCTCGGTCTCCGCCGACCCCACCTTCGACGAACTGCTCGTCCCCGGGCTGGTCCTCGCCTCGGTCTCGCTCGCCTACGTCACCCGGCTCACCCGGACCTCGATCGCCGAGAACGCCCGCGCCGACTACGTACGGACCGCCGTCGCCAAGGGCCTGCCCCGCCGCAGGGTCGTCGTACGGCACCTGCTGCGCAACTCGCTGATCCCCGTCGTCACCTTCATCGGCACCGACGTGGGAGCCCTGATGGGCGGGGCCATCGTCACCGAACGGATCTTCAACATCCACGGCGTCGGCTACCAGCTCTACCAGGGGATCCTGCGCCAGAACTCCCAGACCGTCGTCGGGTTCGTCACGATTCTCGTCCTCGTCTTCCTGGCCGCCAACCTGATCGTCGACCTCCTGTACGCCGTACTCGACCCGAGGATCCGCTATGCCTGA
- a CDS encoding sugar O-acetyltransferase, with protein MSDETRRSQKEAMLSGELYLADDPELAAEARHAAVLSERFNATSAADPEARRAALAELLGELGEGAEVRPPLRVDYGYQTAIGPRTFINFGAVLLDVARITIGADVQMGPNVQLLTPTHPIDPEPRRAKWEAAQPITIGDNVWLGGGVIVCPGVTIGENTVVGAGAVVTKDLPGNVVAVGNPARVIRKIGETEA; from the coding sequence ATGAGCGACGAGACCAGGCGCAGCCAGAAGGAAGCCATGCTCTCCGGCGAGCTCTACCTCGCCGACGACCCCGAACTGGCGGCGGAGGCCCGGCACGCGGCCGTGCTCAGCGAGCGCTTCAACGCCACCTCGGCCGCCGACCCCGAGGCCCGGCGCGCCGCCCTCGCCGAGCTCCTCGGCGAGCTGGGCGAGGGCGCCGAGGTCCGGCCGCCGCTGCGCGTCGACTACGGCTACCAGACCGCCATCGGCCCCCGGACGTTCATCAACTTCGGCGCGGTCCTCCTGGACGTCGCCCGCATCACCATCGGCGCGGACGTCCAGATGGGCCCGAACGTCCAGCTGCTCACCCCGACCCACCCGATCGACCCCGAGCCGCGCCGCGCCAAGTGGGAGGCCGCGCAGCCGATCACCATCGGTGACAACGTCTGGCTGGGCGGCGGGGTGATCGTCTGCCCCGGGGTGACCATCGGCGAGAACACCGTGGTCGGGGCGGGGGCGGTCGTCACGAAGGACCTGCCCGGAAACGTGGTGGCGGTCGGCAACCCGGCCCGGGTGATCCGGAAGATCGGCGAGACGGAGGCGTAA